From the genome of Hydrogenophilus thermoluteolus, one region includes:
- a CDS encoding cobalamin-binding protein: MRSCTYAWVRFHLVWAGALFFCLLGVVGTRAVAQPIQVIDDTGQSVAVATPAQRIVSLAPHVTENLFAAGVGDRVVAAVDYSDTPPDAAQLPRVGGYSRLDLERILAFQPDLVVAWASGNPADVVARIEALGIPVYRSQPNRLDDIAKTLRNLAYLAGNPAAGERAAQAFLARRDALAARYAGRAPVRIFYQIWDRPLRTIGGQQILTDVMRLCGGVNVFGALDALAPTVSVEAVLAADPEVIVASGMGEERPDWLDAWRAWPQLTAVRADNLVFIPPALLQRPTPRLLDGAEQLCTALEAARSHLAALRHEPLSAGMK, translated from the coding sequence TTGAGATCCTGCACCTATGCGTGGGTACGGTTCCACCTGGTGTGGGCCGGTGCGCTCTTCTTTTGCCTTCTGGGCGTAGTGGGGACGCGCGCGGTGGCCCAACCGATCCAAGTCATCGACGACACCGGGCAGTCGGTGGCGGTCGCTACCCCGGCACAACGGATCGTGAGTCTGGCGCCACACGTCACGGAAAACCTCTTTGCCGCGGGGGTCGGCGACCGGGTCGTTGCGGCGGTCGACTATAGCGACACCCCGCCCGACGCGGCGCAGTTGCCGCGCGTAGGCGGTTATTCGCGATTGGATCTCGAGCGGATTTTGGCGTTTCAACCCGATCTGGTCGTCGCATGGGCAAGCGGTAATCCCGCGGACGTCGTGGCGCGCATCGAAGCGCTCGGTATCCCGGTCTATCGCTCCCAGCCCAACCGGCTCGACGACATCGCCAAGACCCTGCGCAATCTCGCCTACCTCGCGGGTAATCCCGCTGCGGGTGAACGGGCCGCACAGGCATTCTTGGCGCGTCGTGACGCGTTGGCTGCGCGGTATGCGGGGCGTGCCCCAGTCCGGATCTTTTACCAAATCTGGGATCGCCCGCTGCGCACGATTGGCGGGCAGCAGATCCTTACCGACGTGATGCGCCTCTGTGGTGGTGTGAACGTCTTCGGAGCGCTTGATGCGCTGGCGCCCACCGTTTCGGTCGAAGCCGTGCTCGCAGCGGACCCCGAGGTGATCGTCGCAAGCGGCATGGGGGAAGAACGCCCTGATTGGCTCGACGCGTGGCGCGCGTGGCCGCAACTCACCGCAGTTCGTGCGGACAATCTGGTTTTCATCCCCCCGGCACTCTTGCAACGTCCGACGCCGCGGCTACTCGATGGGGCGGAGCAGCTCTGTACGGCGCTCGAAGCGGCGCGCAGCCACCTAGCGGCGCTGCGTCACGAGCCCCTTTCAGCGGGGATGAAATGA
- a CDS encoding ABC transporter ATP-binding protein, producing MPTPPLLTADALTLTLGQRTLCRGLSLSVHAGEWWVVLGPNGVGKSTLLATLAGLRGATAGTITLAGRPLTQWSVREQAQWRGWLAQTPFFPGEATVLEAVLVGRHPYLGRWGWETATDIAIAREALAAVDLADFEARRLHTLSGGEKQRVAIATVLAQQPRVYLLDEPTNHLDLRHQRQVLEQFAARCRAGAAVITALHDLNWAARYATHAVLLSPDGDTAVGEAATLLTAERLSQLYGLSLAACGNPPLRHFIPAERGS from the coding sequence ATGCCCACCCCACCGCTCCTCACCGCCGACGCCCTCACGCTCACGCTGGGGCAACGCACGTTGTGCCGTGGCCTCTCCCTCTCCGTCCATGCGGGTGAATGGTGGGTCGTGCTCGGCCCCAACGGCGTTGGCAAATCGACCTTGTTGGCGACGTTGGCCGGATTGCGTGGGGCTACCGCCGGAACGATCACGCTTGCGGGTCGCCCCTTGACGCAATGGTCTGTCCGCGAGCAAGCGCAATGGCGCGGATGGCTTGCGCAGACCCCTTTTTTCCCGGGCGAAGCGACGGTGCTCGAAGCGGTGCTCGTCGGTCGTCACCCCTATTTGGGACGCTGGGGTTGGGAAACGGCGACAGACATCGCGATCGCCCGCGAGGCGCTCGCGGCGGTCGATCTGGCAGATTTCGAAGCGCGCCGTTTGCATACCCTATCCGGCGGCGAAAAACAGCGCGTTGCGATCGCGACCGTCCTGGCGCAACAACCGCGCGTCTATCTGCTCGATGAACCGACCAACCACCTCGACCTGCGCCACCAACGCCAGGTGCTCGAACAGTTTGCCGCACGCTGTCGCGCCGGAGCCGCAGTGATCACCGCACTGCACGATCTCAACTGGGCGGCGCGTTACGCAACCCATGCAGTTCTGCTCTCCCCTGATGGCGACACCGCAGTGGGCGAAGCCGCCACCCTCTTGACCGCGGAACGGTTGAGCCAGCTCTATGGCCTTTCGCTTGCTGCGTGCGGCAATCCGCCCCTGCGTCATTTCATCCCCGCTGAAAGGGGCTCGTGA
- a CDS encoding FecCD family ABC transporter permease — translation MPFAQRRVALLLLLVGLTGASFFLALGVGSLPLPVTTVWAALWHHDHPAFPVVWGLRGARAAAVWSAGALLALAGLLMQTLLRNPLADPYVLGVSSGAAVGALAAIVLGAAGLGVAAAAFAGAIVVMALVFALAHGAGPWSATRLILTGVIVASGASAVVALLLTLAPEQRLHSMLFWLMGDAASTTFSPWPMVMLIAVSLLLVTWGRDLNALAYGEATAQAVGVPVARLRWGLYVLASLLTATAVTLVGSVGFVGLIVPHAVRIMIGNDHRWLIPCCIFAGGTLLMVADTAARTLWAPLQLPVGIVTALLGVPFFLWLLVRART, via the coding sequence ATGCCGTTCGCGCAACGCCGTGTCGCCCTACTGCTCCTGCTCGTGGGTTTGACCGGTGCAAGTTTTTTCTTGGCGCTTGGCGTCGGCTCGCTGCCGCTCCCCGTCACAACCGTCTGGGCAGCATTGTGGCATCACGACCATCCCGCGTTTCCCGTCGTATGGGGGCTGCGCGGCGCCCGCGCTGCCGCGGTGTGGAGTGCCGGCGCGCTGCTGGCACTCGCCGGGCTCCTCATGCAGACGCTATTGCGCAACCCTTTGGCTGACCCCTACGTGCTCGGCGTTTCGAGTGGCGCGGCGGTGGGAGCACTTGCGGCGATCGTGCTCGGCGCGGCAGGGCTGGGTGTTGCCGCTGCAGCCTTTGCGGGCGCGATCGTCGTGATGGCGCTCGTCTTCGCGCTCGCACACGGTGCTGGCCCTTGGTCGGCGACGCGGCTCATCCTCACCGGCGTGATCGTCGCGTCGGGCGCAAGCGCCGTGGTCGCGCTGCTGCTTACGTTGGCGCCGGAGCAGCGACTCCATTCGATGCTCTTTTGGCTGATGGGTGACGCAGCAAGCACGACCTTTTCGCCGTGGCCGATGGTGATGCTCATCGCGGTTTCGCTTTTGCTCGTCACTTGGGGGCGCGACCTCAACGCGCTTGCCTACGGGGAAGCGACCGCGCAGGCAGTCGGCGTCCCCGTTGCGCGGTTGCGGTGGGGACTCTACGTGCTGGCGTCGCTCCTGACCGCAACCGCGGTAACCCTCGTCGGATCGGTGGGTTTCGTCGGACTGATCGTGCCGCACGCCGTGCGCATCATGATCGGCAACGATCACCGCTGGCTGATTCCCTGCTGCATCTTTGCTGGCGGTACGCTCCTGATGGTGGCCGATACCGCAGCGCGAACGCTATGGGCACCGTTGCAATTGCCCGTGGGCATCGTGACGGCGCTCCTCGGTGTCCCGTTCTTTTTGTGGCTTCTGGTGCGCGCGCGCACCTAA